The sequence below is a genomic window from Pleurocapsa sp. PCC 7327.
GCTTCAATGGGTTGAGCCGTGCGATCGCCTTAGCTCGGGTTAGGTTGAATACTTATCAAAAGATCTTTGTCTCATACCAAGCCTAATGCAGTGAAGCGAAGTACCTGGTAGATTCTTCACTTCGTTCGGAATGACAACTAATTATCCGAACTGGAAATCATACCATTTCTAAAAAAATTAGTATTACTCTTTGTTAAGAACATGTCTCTTCAAAAGGGATAGTATCTCACCAATTTCGGTGCGCATAATCTTAAGTTCGCTTTCAATTGCATTGAGGCGTTCTGGAACTGAAATTTTGGAGCGATCGACAGACAACGGGTTTGGGGCAGATAAACTGTTGAGTTTCTTGACAAGTTCTGCCCAGCTACTCGCTTTCAGTCTAAAGTAAGCTTTCGCTTCACGTAATGTTTTAAACTGTTGCTTGAGTAAGTCAACGGTATAAATTTTTTTCTGATGCACCTGAGTTTGCCGATCTATATCTTCCTCAACCATATCGACAACCTCATCAATAAGTCGGTCATGATTTTCGGCAATTTTAGCTGCCGCACTCAGTATGCGTGAAGTTGTTTTGATTTGCACTTCGGTTTCCTGTTTGAGTCGATCTGCAATGCTGCGAACTCGATCGCTTAACTTTTGTTTGCGTTGTGTACGTGCGATCGGTGCTGGTTCTTGACTCATGGACGTATCCCCTATTCGGCAAGGATCTCTTTAATAGCCAACCAGATACGTTGAAATTTTTGTAGCAGACCAACCGGAGTGTTTGTTGATTCTTCTTCAACGGAATCGACTAATTGTTGAATTCGATCCATTCTCTCGGCAAGAATATAGAGATTATTTACTGCTTCCTCTTTTCTTTCCAGGGAGTCGCGCAACACAATAGTCATTTCGCCTATTTCTCTCTTCAAGCGTTCGTTTTCACGCTTGCGGCGAGTTTCCCATCCCTTAATGCTTGCTTTTGAGCGTCGTTCGTACTTAAGTTCTTCTTTAACCTCATTGTACAGAGTTAAATACTGTTGCCGTTGAGCGTCTGCCTGTTGGTATTTAGCTAGCCATTCAGTGGCTTTGGCTTTTTCTTCGTTGTAAAGGCAGAGAGTTTGTTGATGCTTTTGTTGCTCCTCGTTGTACAGAGTCAGGTAATGCTCTCTTCGAGCGTCTGCCTGTTGGTATTTAGTTAGCCATTCAGTGGCTTTGGCTTTTTCTTCGTTGTAGAGGCAGAGAGTTTGTTGATGTTTTTGTTTCTCCTCGATATAGAGTTGATAATTCTGGGTTACACGTTCCTGCCACTCATTAACCTTTAATTGATAAGTAACGAGTTGCGTGGCAGCTTCTTCATTTTCTTTTGCTTTCTGCTTCCACTCATCTCGCTGTGCCCGAACGTTCGCCAAAAGCTGTTCTAGTTCGCGAGGAGGCGTAGGTTCTTTCTTCTGAGAGCGGGGATTGTTGCGAGCGTTGTCATCATTAGGCGTTCGGCGATCTGCTCTTCGCATTGGCTTAGCGCAATCTCCAATGTGAATATTTTTTTTACATAATTCTTTTAAATCTAAAATACTTAGGTTTAGTCATTACCGTCATCAGTATTTATTCTGATGATTCATCAACGATCGCAACTCAAGTCAAAATACTACAATCACTCACCCCCTTTTTTAAGGGGGCAGAGGGAATCTTTTATGACCAAGTTCAATAATGGTAACTTTTATCTGCCCTACAATCGAAATCTGGTAGAGCGAGCGAAGCAACTTCGCAAAAACATGACTGCTGCTGAGAAAAAACTATGGTACGGGTATTTGAGAACTTTTAAATTTCGAGTGTTGCGACAAAGACCAATCAGCCATTTTATTGTCGATTTTTATTGTCCTAGCTTGAAGTTGGTTATAGAAATTGACGGAGAGAACCATTGTACAAATGATGCTCAAGAATATGATGTAGCACGAACTCAAAAATTAGAGGAATACGTTTACAGGTCGTGAGATTTACGAATCAGCAGGTTTTAAAAGAGTTTGAGATTGTATGTGAGAAGCTTGGAAGTTTGATCCCCCCTAACCCCCCTTAAAAAAGGGGGAATCTGATTGGCTGACAAATCTTTGTCCCCTCATCCCTAAATTCCTTCTTCCACAAGGAGCGAAGGGACTTCAGGCCAAAGTTTTGAGTTGAAAGCCCCTCTCCCAGAGCGGGAGAGGGGTTGGGGTGAGGGCGATTTGAGTTTTGTCAGTCAACCAGGGGGTATTTAAAAATCGGTTTCAGACAGGGGACAGCGACTTTGTGTTGTGCACTCAAGACGCTTTTGACGCTCAGCGACAATTGTCTCTAAATTCGATCGCCCGGTAAGAGCAAGTCGCCAGTCAGCCCAAATTCCATAGATAATATCAGCGATCGCGCCGATGATGGGTAATTTAGTAAAAGAATAGACCCAGCCCATGCCGAGTATCTCATAAACTTGGCGAAAGACTTCTATGTTTTTGATGATAGTTCCGTCGGGAAGCAAAGCGTGGATTCTTCCCATCGCCGTTTCAAAGTCAATCCCGCCGTTTTCTTGAGGAGTATAGTTGTCGTCGGCAATGTTTACAAATGCAATTAGCCCTCGACCTACATCTCGTTTTTTGAGAAAATTAACTTCTCGCACGCACAGGGGACACTCGCCATCATAGAGCAGCTTGATTTTCCATGATGGTGTTGCTGCTTCAATTGGTTTATTAAGCTGAGTTTCTAAGGGTTGCATAGGGGAAGTGCGATCGCTTGATTTCTCTAGCTAATATTTTAAGAAATATTAAGAACGATTTGGTTGTTTCATCGATAAGCTAATCCGTTTTAGTGACTCATTCACTTCTAGGACGCGCACTTTCACCACCTGCCCCACTTGGACGATTTCTTTGGGATCTTTAACAAAGCGATCCGCCAGTTGAGAAATATGCACTAATCCATCCTGATGAACGCCGATATCGACAAATGCGCCGAAATTGGCGACATTGGTGACAATTCCCTCCAATTCCATTCCTGGTTTAAGATCGCCGATTTCTTTAATCCCTTCTTTGAAAGTGGCATATTTGAACTCAGATCTCGGATCTCTGCCAGGTTTTTCTAATTCCTTAATGACATCTTGAAGGGTGGGTAAACCAACCGTATCGGTAATAAATTGTTTGAGATCGAGAGATTTAAGTCGCGCACTCACTTGGGTAATTTGCTTGAGGGGAACTTTTAGAGATGCTGCGATCGCTTCTACAACTGGGTAACTTTCGGGATGGACGGCTGTATTATCTAAGGGGTTATCGCCATCGCGAATGCGCAAGAAACCAGCCGCTTGCTCGAAGGCTTTGGGTCCAAGTTTCGAGACTTTTAAAAGTTCTTTGCGATCGCGAAATGCCCCATTGCGATCGCGATAAGCAATAATATTGTTGGCAATGGTTGGCGTGATTCCAGACACGTAGGTCAGCAGTTCTTTAGAAGCCGTATTGAGATCGACTCCTACGTAGTTGACGCAGCTTTCTACCGTCTCTGCTAATTTTTGCTTGAGGAGCTTTTGCTCGACATCGTGCTGGTACTGCCCGACACCGATTGACTTCGGCTCGATTTTGACCAACTCGGCCAGGGGATCTTGCAACCGTCTGCCAATACTAATGGCTCCTCGGACGGTTACGTCGAGATCGGGAAATTCTGCTCTTGCCACTTCACTCGCCGAATAGACGGATGCTCCTGACTCATTGACGATGACTTTAATCGGTTTCTCTTCGATAGTTTTCAAAACTTCTGCAACAAACTCGTCGGTTTCCCGCGAAGCAGTGCCATTGCCTATGGCGATTAACTCGATGCGGTACTTTTTCAGAAGCTGTTTGATGGTTTCGCTGGCTTTAGTTCGCTCGCCCGGGCTAGAATGGGGAAAGATGGTTTGATATTCCAAAAATTGTCCGGTTGCGCAGAGAATGGCGACTTTGCAACCCGTGCGGAATCCGGGATCGATCGCCAGCGTTGGCTTCATTCCGGCAGGAGAAGACAATAAGAGATGGCGTAAATTCACCTCAAAGGTTTTAATCGATTCAAGATCTGCCCATTGTTTGCGTTCCGATCGCACTTCTCGAACGAGAGACGGCTTTAGCAAGCGATTGAAGGCATCCTTGAGCATTATTTGGTAAAAATCGCCAATAACGGGATTTTTAGTCCGGATTTCCTGTGTCTCCAAGTAGGACAACGCTGTCGCTTCATCGAAGGCAATGTCTAGCGAGAGAATTCCTTCTGCTTCTCCCCGAAACAGCGCCAGCAGATTGTGAGGCGCAATTTTACTAACGCTATTTTGGTAATTTCGGTATAGCTCAAACTTCGTACTACCTTCGGGATAATCGGCTTTGATGCACGAAACAAAGACCCCTGATTTGAAGATATAATCGCGCAAGTAAGCGCGTAATTCGGCTTTTTCGGCAACTTTTTCGGCTAGGATATCGGCAGCGCCTCTGAGGACATCTGCTACTGTCTCTAGTCCTTTGTCTTTAGATAAATATTGAGTAGCTTCTGGTTCTAGGGCTTTAATCCTAGCATCTGGACGGTTGAGCGATTCGATGAAGGCGGCTAGCGATTCTAACCCTTGTTCTCGCGCTACCGTTGCTCTGGTTCTGCGTTTCGGCTTGTAGGGCAGATAGAGATCTTCTAGTTCGGTTTTATTCAAGCAGGCTTCTATCTTGCTCTTGAGCGCGTCGGTAAGCTGGTTTTGTGCTGCGATCGCGTCTAATATAGTCGCTTTGCGCTCTTCTAACTCCCTTAAATAATTAAAGCGATCGCATAGATTTCGCAGTTGCACTTCATCGAGAGAACCAGTCCGTTCTTTTCGATAGCGAGCAATAAAAGGAATGGTTGCTCCTTCGGCTAACAAGTCAAGAACATTGGCAACCTGTTGGGGTGAGTAAGAACACTCACTAGCAAGAACCTGAGTCAGATTAAGCGTGGGCATACTAGCAATAATATCGTTACTCTCCTCTATTGTGGCGGACAATTGAGGGTTTTCGCCCGACTCGCCAGCATCACCTGCCTGCGATCGCCTTACCTATTCCTCACACTGTATCAAATGTAGTTTGATGCTAGCTGCATTCTATTAAGCATCAAAAGTTTACACAAAAATCAAAAATTTAATCAACAATAATCAATAATTCAATTAGCAGTTTTTACTATTCTTATAGACTTGAGCAAAACTTTTTGCCAATTTGGCATCTAGTCTTTATCTGGTTAGTTTACATTAGATATTGTCAAAACAAAAGGGATTTGCACCCAAAGCAAAAAATACAAAAGGAGAAAAAACAATGATTATTACCGATATCAACTACATCGAAGCCGTTGAAGCTAACGAAGTTCAAGGAGGTTCTTTGATTCTGCCTCCTTTCTATACCGCACTGGCTAATGGTGCGGGTACGTCAACAGCTTTTGGCACTGCTTTAAGCTTTACTAATGTTGCAGTACTCACTAATAGCCTTGCTCTGCCCAATCACAAAATGTCTGCTTCTAGTGTTGTAGCGATCGCCGGCGCAACCGTATAACCAGTCGAGAAAGCTGCCCGAACCTAGAGGTGAGCACGGATGAAACGCAGAATTTCTCGAACGTTAATCTCTAGGTTGGCTGGGTATTCTTAAGCAAAAAGGCAACTAACCATTAATTGGGCTAGTTGCCTCTACTACCAAAGCTAAAAAGTTTCCTTAACTACATAGAAGTAATTGAAGCCAACGAAGTTAAACAAAACTCGATTCTTCTTGCTGCTTCTATCTTTACTTTACTATCTACTGGTATGGGTATGTCAACAGCTTTTGGAACGGCTTGGGACTATACCAATATTCAAAAAGTCACCAAGAGCTATGCTCTACTTAATATTCTGCTTCTATTATTGGGGCAGTTTTAGGCGTAATCGTGTAACTAATCGAAAAATCTTCTTCAACCTGGAGATTATTGCACAGATGAAACTTAAAGCATCTCTCGAACGTTAATCTCTAGGTTAGCTAGATATTTCTGCCAAATTGGCAACTAACCATTAATCCGATTAATTACATTAGATATTGTGAAAACAAACGAGTTGCCCGAACTCAAAACCCAAAAATAGAAGGAGAAAAAACGATGATTATCAACGATATTAACTACATCGAAGCCGTCGAAGCTAACGAAGTTCAAGGAGGCGCTCTTCCTACTGTTCCTACCTTCACTGCCCTAGCTCTTGGAAATGGCACTTCAACCGCTTTTGGAACTGCGTTGAGCTTCACCGATATCAAGTTGAAAACCGACAGCGTCGCTCTCCCCAACTACAAATTCTCTAGTTCTCAAGTTGCCGGAATCGCCGGCGCCACCGTATAACCAGTCGAGAAAGTTGCTTAAACCTAGAGGTTATTGCACAGATGAAACTAGAGAATTTCTCGAACATTAATCTCTAGGTTAGCTGGATACTTGTGCCAAATTGGCAACTAATTAGTGACTGGATTCATTCCCAAAAAATATTGTCAAATCTAAAGAGTTTTCCGAACTCAAAACCCAAAAATAGAAGGAGAAAAAACGATGATTATCAACGATATTAACTACATCGAAGCCGTCGAAGCTAACGAAGTTCAAGGAGGCGCTCTTCCTACTGTTCCTACCTTCACTGCCCTAGCTCTTGGAAATGGCACTTCAACCGCTTTTGGAACTGCGTTGAGCTTCACCGATATCAAGTTGAAAACCGACAGCGTCGCTCTCCCCAACTACAAATTCTCTGGTTCTCAAGTTGCCGGAATCGCCGGCGCCACCGTATAACCAGTCGAGAAAGTTGCTTAAACCTAGAGGTTATTGCACAATTAAATATCGCTAGGTTTATTCGACAAAAGCCAAGCAAAGGCTGGAAATCTTAACGAGATAAAAGATTTCCAGCATTTTTTAAATCTAATTAAAACTCTAGACACTTAGAGAGGTAGCCGTGATTATTTTCGATTTAGAATACGTAGAAAGCATTCCCAAAAATATCAATTTGCAGGGAGGAATGATAGTTGCTAGCACAGCAGGTATGCTACTTTACACCGAAGCCTTAGGAGGAAGTATTTTAGGTACTTCTGGTATCTTATATGGCGCCTCAGCGATAGGTAGTAAAGCTGCTTCAGCAACGAGTACAAACAACAGCTATATAGTTGTCAGTGAAGATGGGAGCGCATCTGGCTCATCTTCAACTTCTATGTCAATTGCTAGATGATCGATAGTTTCTATTCGATAGAAATTTTAGAGAGGACTCTGCAAAGATGACAATAATAATATTTTCAAATTATTGTCTCAGATGCAGAGGCTCTCTTTTTGAATCAAATTAGTATTTCCAAATATTAAGCTCAGAGTGATTTCATTCTGACTTAATTTCACCAAGAAATAAATTTCTTGGAATTCAAATATTCAATCCTATAAGATAGACTTTAGCCTCTTAGCCAGAGAATAAATTCTCTGGATACTAGATGAAATAGACTGGTATTAAACTTAGGAAAAAAGAATGATAATTGCTAACTTGGACTATTGGGAAGAACTCGATCGCCAGATCGATATATCAGGAGGAATTTCTATGGCTCAAATATCTGTCAATGCTTTGGCTAGGGGAGCTAACCTATCTCTTAGCAATGTTGAAAGCCAAGCCTTTGTCTTTTCATTTCCTGAAATTAAGATTTCTCGCGTTGCTGTATCTTCTTCCTCATTGGCTGGTTGATTTAAATTTTTCAGGAAAGTAAATAATCGAAAGTTGATTTAATGCCAAAATGGCAACCTTATCCCTAGTTTCCTGTTTATATTATAAAAACATAGATTGTTATTGAAATTCACGGAGAAACCACAATGATTATTTCTGATTTAGAGCATTTAGAAGTTGTTGCCGAAACAAAAGAAGTTGAAGGTGGAGCCGCAATCGTAGGAATTGGGAGTTTTACAGGTCTAGCCCTGGGATTTAAGAATGCTGCTATAGTGTTTCCAGTGTTTGAGCCTCTTGCCGTTAGCTCGCCAGGAAGCAATATTGCTGGTCTCAAATTCTCATTCTTGGCACAAGCCGAGTAAAGTTTGGAATGTAGACCCAGGCAATGTTACTAAACCTGAGGAGGTAGTCTGCACGTATGCTTCCTCAGTTATTCTTGCAAGTTGAAGGTAGGTAAACAAAGCATGATTATTTCCGATTTAGAACATTTAGAAGTTGTCTCACAAAAAGCCGAGCCTGACGAACTCAACCAAGTTAACGGTGGCTTGATTCAGATAGCCGCATTCGGTTTTAGTCTCGCTCAAGGGCAGAGCTTTGCTGGAAGTATCGTTAATGTTAAGACTGTGGCGATCGCTCTAGCACCCAGCTTCCCAGCATTTGGTTTTGGATCTTAACATAATTCGTAACAATAAGGAGACAGCTAATGAGTCATTTAATTATTGAAGATCTCAATTTCTGCCAAAGGGAATTGCCCGAACAAGAACACATTCAAGGGAGCGGTATTAATAGTGCCTCTTTCTTTGGGTTTGCTTTTGATTTCGCTAAGGATTTTGCTTTTAAGCCATCTGGGGAAGCTGCTGCTGGTTCGGCCATAGCAATCGCCTTAGCTATTGGCGGTCACTCATTCAACATAGGAGTGGGCACTGGAACTGCATCGAGCTAGACTCAAGCAGAGACGCACCCGCTAAACTAACATTTAGTTGTGGTGTCTTCTGTCAAAAGAAAATAATAAGGAGACACCCAGCTAGTTTTTCACCATCCCCAATTGTAAGGGAAAATTTTATTTAAGAGTCCGTTACTCAAAAGCATGGGAGGGAATGAATTAGGGGAGATAATTCAGGGTGGACTTAGTGGTGAAAAGTAAACTCATTGGCAGATGCTGATTAGTAAGGGTAAAAAATAAAAATTCATCCACTAATTTAGGCTTCCCAGAAGTTTGTCTACTTTTTTAGGTACGATCGAATCGGGGAGATTTTGTGCTTATTATGGCTAGCGATCTGACAGCATCAATCGAACTTGCAGAGATTGTCGATCACCTCAAAAAAAATATCCAGCTCAAAGAAGCCTGCAATAAAATTCTTCATCAGAGAATCGTTAATCGGGCTGCACGAGAGCGAAATCTAGTGGTTACGCCAGAAGAGATTCAAGCCGAGGCGAACCGCCTGCGCCGCGAAAAGCGTTTGGAGAAAGCTGCTGACACCTTTGCTTGGCTGACGGAAGAGAAAATTACCCCCGAAGATTGGGAAGCCGGAATCCGCGATCGCATTCTTACTAAAAAGTTAGCAGAATCTCTTTTCTCAAAGGAAGTCGAGAAACTTTTTGCCCAAAATCGTCTGAATTTCGAGCAGGTTTTACTCTATCAGCTTGTCGTTCCCTACGAACGACTTGCCTGGGAAATCTTTTATCAAATTGAAGAGGAAGAGATGAGCTTTTATCAAGCCGCCCATCTCTATGATATTGACGAAAGACGCAGACATCAGTGCGGTTATGAAGGAAAGCTCTATCGTTGGAGCCTCAAACCCGATCTGGCTGCTGTCATATTTAACGCTCGCGCCAGAGAAGTAATTAACCCCATAAAAACCGAGCAGGGATATCATTTACTTTTAGTGGAAGAATTCATTCCTGCCGAATTAACACCTGAAATCTATCAAGAAATAATCGACAAGATGTTTGCGGAATGGTTGGCAAGCGAATTAAACTATCTGCTTCATAATTCTTCTGAGCAACAATACGCTACTCAAGCCCAATAAGCCTATTAAAGCAAACCGATTTGAAGGTTCGGACACTTTCACGCAAATATTTAACTTTTTAGAAGACTCACCACAGGATTTGTTTCTCGTTACAGCCACTAAAGTGAGTTGGGTATTTTCTGGAAAGTAACGTTGAAATGACCCTTGAACTAAAACTTGATAAGATTCTTGAGTTCCTCCTAAAAGAGGCAATTCGGATACTTGATTCAATCTGAAGTTATTTCCCGGTGTGAAGCTAAAAAAATCAGAATCGCTAATTTCAGTTAAATCGGTATTTAAATTAGCAAAAAGGTTAAAAGAGTCAAAAGCTGTCCGGTTGATGCTGTCAATTAAAAGAATAGACACAGCTGCATATGTACTAGCAGCTTCATCTTGTCCTCGCTCGATCGCGTTAACCAAGCCTAAGAACGCAGTAAAATCAAAGCTAAATTGCTGCTCTGCTTCTATAAAGAATTTACTGACAAGTCTGGATGAGATTTTTAAATCTCCCAAGTAATCACTACCTTGTCCCAAAACTTGAGATTGAATATTCGATTGTGCAAAAACTAGGGAATCCTCCGCCTTAAAAATACTATCGACATCAAGCTTAGCTTGGACTGCTCCCTTCCCCTTATCAGAAATAGTTTTTGAGTTAAAATCCTCATAAAAAACTCCAACATCTTGAGGAATTTTATTAAAATTATCGAGTTTCAAATAAGTTTGAGAAGCGCTAAAAATAGCAGCATAACTGGGCAATATAGCGGCAGTAGAGCCAGTTACAATTGAAGCAAAAAACAACAATAATTTTTTTTTAATTGCCAAGCAACTCTTCATATCTTTTTCTTTATAGTTAATACGATCTTAGATACTCGGAGTTACCTTAGTATGAAGCTCCGGTAAAAAAATCAGATCTTCTTTATAAAGCTCGTGTAAAATCTTGAGGAAAACCGTTCGACATACTGACCGCTATCTCAATCTTTTACTCGTCTAAACGATCCTTCATCTCACTATATTTATTTCTCGTAAATTTCTAGAGAATTTCTTAACTATGACTCGATCGCGCCCGGCGAGCCTAACAATAGATTAGTCAGTCACAAGAAGCAATGATATGGGCGAGCGAAAACGAATAGGGATTCTTACCAGTGGAGGCGATTGCGCTGGTTTAAATGCCGTTATTAGAGCCGTTACCCGCTGTGCTGTTGACATTCACGGATGGGAAGTGCTAGGGATTTGCAGGGCAACTCAAGGCTTGATGAGCCGTCCCCCGCAGGTGATGCGCCTAGAACCACACAAAGTCGATCCCATACTGATGATGGGAGGCACGATCTTGGGCACGACTAACAAAGGAGATCCCTTTGCCTTTTCCATGCCCGACGGAAGCATGCGCGATCGCTCTTCAGAGATTATCGAAGGCTATCACTTGCTGGACTTAGACGCTCTCATTGGCATTGGCGGCGATGGCAGTTTAGCCATTCTTCGCAAACTAGCACAACAAGGAGGCATCAACCTCATCGGCATTCCCAAAACCATCGACAACGACGTCGACATAACCGAACGTTCCATTGGCTTTGATACCGCCGTCAATATTGCCACAGAAGCGATCGACCGCCTGCACTTCACAGCGGCCAGTCACGATCGCGTCATGATCGTCGAAGTCATGGGACGCGATGCCGGACATATTGCTCTCAACGCAGGCATCGCGGGCGGCGCTCACATTATTCTGATCCCAGAAATTGCTTATAAGATAGAAAATGTCTGCCGCTATGTCAAAAAACGCCAAGCCCAAGGACTAGATTACTCCATTGTCGTCGTTTCAGAAGCAGTTTGTACGGAGGCGGGAGAGACGATCGAGCAGACCAAGTCATTGGGCGAATGTCGCTTGGGAGGAATCGGTCAGTATCTCGCCGATCGCATTGCCAAAGGAACGGGTGCGGAAACCAGAGTCACCGTTTTAGGGCATACCCAGCGAGGCGGCATCGCTTCTCCCCTCGATAGAATCTTAGCCTCTTCTTTTGGGGTTGCTGCTGTAGAACTCATCGCCGAGGGCAAGTACGACCATATCGTGACTTGGCAAAACCGACAAATCATAAGCGTGCCAATCGCACAAGCCATTCAAAATTACCGGGTTGTCGATCCCGAAGATACTTTAGTTAAAACAGCGAGAGGCTTAGGCATTTGTTTGGGCGATTAACAATCGGCTTGTCCCTTACGAAGTAGCTCCCAGGCACAACCACCATGAACGTAAAACCCGAATGGTATGATTAATGAGCCGATTTTTTTCATCTGTTCGATTAAACTCATTCTGTCATGATTGCGACTCCTCCTTCTCCCGACGAAATTGTTGCTGCCTTAGAGACTCCGGTAGATTTTGACTTTCAGCTACCCGATCCAGAGGATGAGGAGATACAAGAAGCTGAGTTTCAACAGCAGTTGGATGCGATTTGGAAACTCTGCGATCGCTTCGATCTGCAAACCGACATTTGGCGAGGGCGGATTTTACGGGCAGTGCGCGATCGCGAGAAAAAAGGCGGCGACGGACGAGGGACGGGGTTTCTCAATTGGTTAAAGGTGCGAGAAATTACCAAAAGTCAGGCATATGCCTTAATTCAACTGGCGAATAGTGCCGATACTCTCTTGGCAGAAGGAACGCTAGATCCCAAGTCAATTAATAACTTTAGCAAGCGTGCCTTTTTAGAAACGGCGAAATCTGCCCCAGAGGTACAAAGACTGATCGGCGAAGCAGCGCAAAAGGGCGATCGCATTACTCGTCGAGAAGTGAAGCAACTTTCCGATGAATGGACGGCGATGAGTTCGGAATTATTACCAGAGGAAATCAAGGAGAAAGCGGCACAAGGA
It includes:
- a CDS encoding Tex family protein; its protein translation is MPTLNLTQVLASECSYSPQQVANVLDLLAEGATIPFIARYRKERTGSLDEVQLRNLCDRFNYLRELEERKATILDAIAAQNQLTDALKSKIEACLNKTELEDLYLPYKPKRRTRATVAREQGLESLAAFIESLNRPDARIKALEPEATQYLSKDKGLETVADVLRGAADILAEKVAEKAELRAYLRDYIFKSGVFVSCIKADYPEGSTKFELYRNYQNSVSKIAPHNLLALFRGEAEGILSLDIAFDEATALSYLETQEIRTKNPVIGDFYQIMLKDAFNRLLKPSLVREVRSERKQWADLESIKTFEVNLRHLLLSSPAGMKPTLAIDPGFRTGCKVAILCATGQFLEYQTIFPHSSPGERTKASETIKQLLKKYRIELIAIGNGTASRETDEFVAEVLKTIEEKPIKVIVNESGASVYSASEVARAEFPDLDVTVRGAISIGRRLQDPLAELVKIEPKSIGVGQYQHDVEQKLLKQKLAETVESCVNYVGVDLNTASKELLTYVSGITPTIANNIIAYRDRNGAFRDRKELLKVSKLGPKAFEQAAGFLRIRDGDNPLDNTAVHPESYPVVEAIAASLKVPLKQITQVSARLKSLDLKQFITDTVGLPTLQDVIKELEKPGRDPRSEFKYATFKEGIKEIGDLKPGMELEGIVTNVANFGAFVDIGVHQDGLVHISQLADRFVKDPKEIVQVGQVVKVRVLEVNESLKRISLSMKQPNRS
- a CDS encoding thiol-disulfide oxidoreductase DCC family protein, which translates into the protein MQPLETQLNKPIEAATPSWKIKLLYDGECPLCVREVNFLKKRDVGRGLIAFVNIADDNYTPQENGGIDFETAMGRIHALLPDGTIIKNIEVFRQVYEILGMGWVYSFTKLPIIGAIADIIYGIWADWRLALTGRSNLETIVAERQKRLECTTQSRCPLSETDF
- a CDS encoding ATP-dependent 6-phosphofructokinase, with amino-acid sequence MGERKRIGILTSGGDCAGLNAVIRAVTRCAVDIHGWEVLGICRATQGLMSRPPQVMRLEPHKVDPILMMGGTILGTTNKGDPFAFSMPDGSMRDRSSEIIEGYHLLDLDALIGIGGDGSLAILRKLAQQGGINLIGIPKTIDNDVDITERSIGFDTAVNIATEAIDRLHFTAASHDRVMIVEVMGRDAGHIALNAGIAGGAHIILIPEIAYKIENVCRYVKKRQAQGLDYSIVVVSEAVCTEAGETIEQTKSLGECRLGGIGQYLADRIAKGTGAETRVTVLGHTQRGGIASPLDRILASSFGVAAVELIAEGKYDHIVTWQNRQIISVPIAQAIQNYRVVDPEDTLVKTARGLGICLGD
- a CDS encoding peptidylprolyl isomerase; translation: MASDLTASIELAEIVDHLKKNIQLKEACNKILHQRIVNRAARERNLVVTPEEIQAEANRLRREKRLEKAADTFAWLTEEKITPEDWEAGIRDRILTKKLAESLFSKEVEKLFAQNRLNFEQVLLYQLVVPYERLAWEIFYQIEEEEMSFYQAAHLYDIDERRRHQCGYEGKLYRWSLKPDLAAVIFNARAREVINPIKTEQGYHLLLVEEFIPAELTPEIYQEIIDKMFAEWLASELNYLLHNSSEQQYATQAQ